Proteins from a single region of Paenibacillus sp. BIHB 4019:
- a CDS encoding carbohydrate binding domain-containing protein encodes MSLGTSRIYLKILIIVLVLMTISNLAYAGSSYVYDSNGRLISEVRDNGEKVDYVYDQNGNLILKEYTGRNSDYVFTKEQGLNDWYYQIWDGTSLENMTWNNSLSRWEGKTAWEIIGSDWIHPGVNDIALTWQAPQSGAVNIGGNIKKYQNNWTGDGVNIKVLKNNTQVWPVTGWKHIAANEAVGINLNVNINVIAGDNVSFILNKNETISNDGTVWKPTIRYVEKASEGFSFEQGKNNWSYQIATADGYKDMVWNTTDSLWRGDNRWEIISQEWMHPQVNDAALKWKAPQTGVIHISGNIRKHPVNLEGDGVNFKIMKNDTQIWPQSGWVHLEGNDGIGKNLNLNVSVNKGEQIYFILNKYGNVVSDATIVNPKITYAEKPSASYGSEQGKHNWYYQTWDGTAYKNMVWDSTLSRWKGDHAWSLITKGWIHPHTNDTVFKWVAPNTGTIRIKSNVKKHPINLLGDGVNAKILKNNTQIWPDSGWKRIEGNDGKGASVIKELEVTQGDSIYFRLNQNGDFSNDGTIWDPIIAYLSTKAEVDPPIVTPTEPAENLYLDFEDGTVQNWIAQGEGVVLSNTQELAYGGASSLKVSNRTLGWHGPMLNITNYIVPLQSYQIKAFVRLPQGTPPAQVMMTIRRTLPDGNSYYDNISTKMVTSSGWATFEGLYQLNEPATSMYLYLESASPTASFLLDNVSIEAYSAEPAPLVHDFEDGTTHGWYAQGEGVLVANTQEAASSGSHSLKISNRSATWQGPALDLTSYMKKGQTYILSGKLRLPQGVTASDILLTMNRTDENGLHYYDNVSASHVTVDGWVDFEGIYTFTGTVAGLNIYMESPNATASFYLDDFKVAKYVEAAPVVSHDFEDETLQGWVAQGESVVLQNTGEIANSGQRSLKVSDRTAQWQGPLLDLTSLLKPNTKYRIKAAVRLPQGTVASDLLFTIHREAQDGSHSYDNVSVSSVTANEWTMINGTYEYSGGAAKNLSLYVESNNATSSFFIDDFIILLDK; translated from the coding sequence ATGAGCTTAGGAACATCACGTATTTACTTGAAAATTTTAATTATTGTTTTAGTATTAATGACTATTTCTAATCTTGCTTATGCGGGCTCTTCCTATGTTTATGACAGCAATGGAAGACTTATTTCTGAAGTGAGAGACAATGGTGAAAAAGTAGATTATGTCTACGATCAGAACGGGAATTTAATTTTAAAGGAATACACCGGCAGAAATTCAGACTATGTATTTACCAAAGAACAGGGTCTAAACGATTGGTATTATCAGATTTGGGACGGGACAAGTTTGGAGAATATGACCTGGAACAACAGCCTTTCGAGATGGGAGGGCAAAACTGCTTGGGAAATTATTGGGAGTGACTGGATTCATCCCGGAGTGAATGATATTGCTTTAACATGGCAGGCTCCGCAAAGCGGAGCTGTGAATATAGGAGGAAATATAAAAAAGTATCAAAACAACTGGACTGGTGACGGTGTAAATATAAAGGTCTTGAAAAATAACACCCAAGTATGGCCAGTAACTGGTTGGAAGCATATAGCTGCAAATGAAGCTGTAGGCATTAATCTTAATGTGAATATTAACGTAATAGCAGGTGATAACGTATCTTTTATTTTAAATAAAAATGAAACAATCAGTAACGATGGCACAGTTTGGAAACCGACAATCAGGTATGTTGAGAAGGCTTCAGAAGGATTTAGTTTCGAACAAGGGAAAAATAACTGGTCATACCAGATTGCCACTGCAGATGGTTATAAAGATATGGTTTGGAACACAACGGATTCCTTGTGGAGAGGAGATAATCGTTGGGAAATTATATCACAAGAATGGATGCATCCCCAAGTAAATGATGCGGCTCTCAAATGGAAGGCGCCACAAACTGGCGTTATACATATTTCAGGAAATATAAGAAAACATCCCGTTAACTTAGAGGGGGATGGAGTCAATTTTAAAATTATGAAAAATGATACGCAAATATGGCCCCAATCTGGCTGGGTTCATCTTGAAGGCAATGATGGGATTGGTAAAAATTTAAACTTAAACGTAAGTGTGAATAAAGGGGAACAAATCTATTTTATTTTAAATAAATATGGAAATGTGGTCTCCGATGCTACCATCGTTAATCCTAAAATTACGTATGCAGAAAAGCCATCAGCTTCCTATGGATCCGAACAAGGCAAACACAATTGGTATTACCAAACATGGGATGGAACAGCATATAAAAATATGGTATGGGATAGCACGTTGTCCAGATGGAAGGGAGATCACGCTTGGAGCTTAATTACTAAAGGCTGGATTCACCCTCATACTAATGACACGGTCTTTAAATGGGTGGCTCCGAATACAGGAACGATTAGAATTAAAAGTAATGTGAAAAAACACCCTATCAACCTCTTAGGAGACGGTGTGAATGCTAAAATTTTGAAAAACAACACGCAAATTTGGCCAGACTCAGGTTGGAAACGTATTGAGGGTAATGATGGCAAGGGAGCTTCAGTTATTAAAGAACTGGAAGTCACTCAAGGAGACTCCATCTATTTCAGGCTTAATCAGAATGGTGATTTTTCAAATGACGGCACAATATGGGACCCGATTATTGCTTACTTGTCTACTAAGGCTGAAGTTGATCCGCCAATTGTTACTCCTACTGAACCCGCAGAAAATTTGTATCTAGATTTTGAAGACGGGACCGTTCAAAACTGGATTGCCCAAGGGGAAGGAGTAGTACTTTCCAACACACAAGAGCTGGCATACGGTGGAGCAAGCAGCTTGAAAGTTTCTAATCGAACGTTAGGCTGGCACGGTCCGATGTTAAATATAACAAACTATATTGTTCCTCTGCAGAGTTATCAGATTAAAGCATTTGTAAGATTGCCGCAAGGCACTCCGCCAGCGCAAGTCATGATGACGATACGCCGGACGCTGCCAGATGGAAACAGCTATTACGACAATATTAGTACCAAAATGGTTACTTCAAGCGGATGGGCAACTTTTGAAGGGTTATACCAGCTGAATGAACCGGCTACAAGTATGTATTTATACTTAGAAAGTGCAAGTCCTACTGCTTCTTTCTTATTGGATAATGTAAGCATTGAAGCATATTCGGCTGAGCCAGCTCCGCTTGTTCACGACTTTGAAGATGGGACAACACACGGCTGGTATGCTCAAGGCGAAGGTGTGCTGGTTGCTAACACACAAGAGGCGGCAAGCAGTGGAAGCCATAGCTTAAAAATCAGTAATCGATCGGCTACTTGGCAAGGCCCTGCTTTGGATCTAACCAGTTATATGAAGAAAGGGCAGACATATATCCTATCAGGCAAGCTGCGTTTGCCACAAGGCGTAACGGCCAGTGACATTTTATTGACTATGAATCGTACGGATGAAAATGGCTTGCATTATTACGACAATGTGAGTGCCAGTCATGTAACAGTAGATGGCTGGGTGGACTTCGAAGGCATCTATACTTTTACTGGAACAGTGGCCGGTTTAAATATTTACATGGAGAGTCCTAATGCGACTGCTAGCTTTTATTTGGATGATTTCAAAGTGGCGAAATATGTAGAAGCTGCACCTGTGGTGAGTCATGATTTTGAAGATGAAACGCTACAAGGGTGGGTTGCACAAGGTGAAAGTGTTGTGCTTCAAAATACTGGTGAGATAGCAAATAGCGGCCAGCGAAGCTTGAAAGTATCTGATCGGACAGCACAATGGCAAGGGCCGCTGCTTGATTTGACAAGCCTGCTGAAGCCCAATACGAAGTATCGAATTAAGGCAGCAGTCAGGTTGCCGCAAGGCACGGTTGCATCGGACCTCTTGTTCACCATTCATCGTGAAGCTCAAGATGGTTCCCATTCCTATGATAATGTTAGCGTAAGCTCAGTAACGGCTAACGAGTGGACGATGATTAATGGAACCTATGAATATAGTGGTGGTGCAGCAAAAAATCTATCCTTATACGTAGAAAGCAACAATGCAACGAGCAGCTTTTTTATCGATGATTTTATTATTTTACTAGATAAATAG